ATATTATCGTGATCAAACCTTTATATTCGCTATCGGCAGCATCACTGTGCAAGAGTATTTTGCGCAAATATACGCTCATACCGACTTAAATGCCGACCCTTCTTCTGGGGGAAGAATGATGAACGGCCACTTCGGTACTCGTCTTCTTGACGAACAAGGTCTATGGAAAGATCAAAAAAGCGTCAAAAACACGGCTTCGGATGTATCTTCTACAGGAGGTCAAACTGCCAGAACCATCGGTTTGGGCTATGCTTCCAAGTATTACAGACACTGCCATGAGCTTCCCAAAGACAATCTTTTCTCCGAAAATGGAAACGAGGTGGTCTTTCATACCATTGGAAATGCATCCACATCGGAAGGAGTATTTCTTGAAGCGATCAACGCTTCCGCTGTCATGCAACTTCCAATCATACATTCTGTATGGGACGATGGGTATGGCATTTCTGTTCCAAATAAATATCAAACGGCAAAAGAAAGCATTTCCGAAGCTTTGGCTGGTTTTCAAAAAACCGATTCTGAAGCAGGATTGGAAATCTTCAAAGTCAAAGGCTGGGATTATGTGGAGCTTTGCAAAGCATATGCGTCAGCCGCTGAAATAGCCAGATCAGAGCATATTCCATCGTTGATACATGTCGATGAAATAACACAACCTCAAGGACACTCGACATCTGGTTCTCATGAGAGATACAAGTCTGAAGAAAGGCTGAATTGGGAAAAGGAATATGACTGCATCAAGATAATGCGTCAATGGATCTTGGATCAGAACATTGCCACAGAAGAGGATCTGCAACAAATAGAAAACACGGCGAAAAAAGAAGTCAAAGAAGCCAAAAACAAAGCATGGAAAGCGTATCGTAATTCAATTAAAGTGGATTATGATGAAGCGATAGATGTTTTAAACAAGCTTCAAGCCAAGTCATCTTCCGGGGCATTTATAAAACCTGAAATCCAAAAACTTTCCACCAAACCCAATCCATTAAAAACCGATATAATAAAAACATGCAAATCGGTCTTGCGATTGACTCGAAATGAAAGTTCTGCTGAACGAAACGAGCTTAACAAGTGGCTAAAGACTAAGCTAGAAAAATATACCGACGAATACAGTTCCCACCAATACAGCGAATCCAACCAATCCATTTCTCAAATCACTCCTATTGCTCCCGCTTATGACGATAACGCTGATGAAGTGGATGGCAGGGAAATCATCAACGCTTATTTTCATCAATTATTCGCTAATGACCCCAGAGTATTTGCTTTTGGAGAAGACGTTGGAAAGATCGGAGACGTAAACCAAGGCATGGCTGGGTTGCAAGACAAATTCGGCGAACTCCGAATTCATGATACAGGTATTCGAGAAATGACTATCATCGGAGAAGGCACAGGCGCGGCAATGAGAGGT
The Aureibacter tunicatorum DNA segment above includes these coding regions:
- a CDS encoding alpha-ketoacid dehydrogenase subunit alpha/beta; this translates as MPDIKILNDIRLSNEEILKDYTTAYLSREVSLTGRKEVFMGKAKFGIFGDGKEVAQVAMAKAFKQGDWRSGYYRDQTFIFAIGSITVQEYFAQIYAHTDLNADPSSGGRMMNGHFGTRLLDEQGLWKDQKSVKNTASDVSSTGGQTARTIGLGYASKYYRHCHELPKDNLFSENGNEVVFHTIGNASTSEGVFLEAINASAVMQLPIIHSVWDDGYGISVPNKYQTAKESISEALAGFQKTDSEAGLEIFKVKGWDYVELCKAYASAAEIARSEHIPSLIHVDEITQPQGHSTSGSHERYKSEERLNWEKEYDCIKIMRQWILDQNIATEEDLQQIENTAKKEVKEAKNKAWKAYRNSIKVDYDEAIDVLNKLQAKSSSGAFIKPEIQKLSTKPNPLKTDIIKTCKSVLRLTRNESSAERNELNKWLKTKLEKYTDEYSSHQYSESNQSISQITPIAPAYDDNADEVDGREIINAYFHQLFANDPRVFAFGEDVGKIGDVNQGMAGLQDKFGELRIHDTGIREMTIIGEGTGAAMRGLKPIAEIQYLDYLVYALNTLTDDVACMQYRTKGGQKAPMIVRTRGHRLEGIWHSGSPMSMILGSLRGIRLLVPRNFTQAARMYNTLIASDEPAVMVECLNAYRQKEIMPSNLSEMNLELGKPEILKEGNDITIVTYGAMCRIVLDAANKLEQTGISAEVIDVQTLLPFDVHHDIIKSIQKTNRVIFADEDAPGGASAYMMQKVVEEQDAYKYLDSAPATISAKEHRPAYSTDGDYFSKPNPETIFDKAYEIISECYPDRFPELY